From one Rosa rugosa chromosome 4, drRosRugo1.1, whole genome shotgun sequence genomic stretch:
- the LOC133744881 gene encoding F-box/LRR-repeat protein At3g48880-like, giving the protein MVTGKNLFVMKMNNKYNFRNQGEMGNDLISRIFMSLSVMDVIHCGSVCCSWREVSSNTRLWKTIDLTKVDSEIFLQSRSGHIAMGILNAVFSRGKDVTCLVFNYYFYMRNSYLIHVSQRILNLKRLVLPVIGKHCNKFAEMKLMCDFYEEYAEAVAAYIPNLKVLSLRCAEVSRGAVLHILNEMNHLQVLNLSHSYIVDHAPTPNRCIVVLRELDQMVIEAASWLKKFLFSRSRLYCNICRLQLSMNGVLMRCRYEERVWRMDEVSSLAH; this is encoded by the exons ATGGTTACAGGAAAAAATCTCTTTGTTATGAAGATGAACAACAAGTACAACTTCAGAAATCAGGGAGAGATGGGGAATGATCTCATTTCACGTATATTCATGAGCTTAAGTGTCATGGATGTCATTCACTGCGGAAGTGTTTGCTGCTCTTGGAGGGAAGTTTCTTCCAATACCAGACTTTGGAAGACTATAGACTTAACTAAGGTGGACTCAGAAATATTTCTTCAATCTAGGTCAGGCCATATTGCTATGGGAATTTTGAATGCTGTTTTCAGTCGTGGTAAAGATGTTACTTGCCTGGTTTTTAACTACTACTTTTACATGAGGAATAGTTATTTGATCCATGTTTCTCAAAG AATACTGAATCTAAAAAGACTAGTTCTACCG GTGATTGGTAAGCACTGTAATAAATTCGCGGAGATGAAATTGATGTGTGATTTTTATGAGGAGTACGCAGAGGCAGTTGCTGCCTACATACCAAACTTAAAGGTCTTGAGCCTTAGGTGCGCTGAAGTGTCCAGGGGAGCTGTGCTTCACATACTGAATGAAATGAATCATTTGCAAGTGCTCAATTTATCTCACTCCTACATTGTGGACCACGCTCCAACACCAAACCGCTGCATAGTAGTACTCCGTGAACTTGATCAGATGGTCATTGAAGCAGCATCATGGCTGAAGAAATTTCTTTTCAGTCGTAGCAGACTCTACTGCAACATTTGCAGGCTTCAGTTAAGTATGAATGGAGTGCTGATGCGGTGCAGATATGAAGAACGAGTTTGGAGAATGGATGAGGTGAGCTCACTTGCTCATTGA
- the LOC133743371 gene encoding uncharacterized protein LOC133743371, with protein sequence MHRGKVQLSSLKPSSVTQNQSLKTRRQLSEAKKSAEMNGLRIEVTETSKLQDRSPAESMGDLAPRTEVVLEKHLTENLIEESIATKGHFFPRDPKAELSGKLVGKRLSQQKAELSDKCETKRSKSEDRRITAESKVAEAVPQKRLTESMVKKCAKTKEDCSPSKLLPNGVSDKLEGKMTIVEVDGSLTDPGKVIFSENDPALTPASNTLNNRNSLTSQMENRNIRRSQVDNRKLKKDKFNLPRRSSKRLAGKQPEPVNNLVSTVQARQVAAIKSSKGDGRQDAGLASDDLENRAPQQLGDALETEVADHTLTEVNSTLQGEPLSKVKRQLEGLELQRSVDSLGSNEQTLQVATRESSRGDASRDAGMTSNKFVNGASLQLGASSEPESFFDTLDDIDSISYEESLNKGKMLLDDQVVPKEQHHKLDTEEMDPEKLSFLLREDSSFEFAVKVLTGELPIDYEPILKPAADMVPKATGSCSRNATAKSCSSKAIQAVDLAHEASQQFEAIQEKKVADDPCTITNSSLHEESSNEIEKSNGNQAADVEQPQMSETEKAAVENPQLDFSSLFPDTWSDSDPFFDLAYRSLTEDDLFQAYFQENYNQIDGSALPEFGSPSIFQNDMFDPPEEYVPGHLLPMNSSLPPSENVSQPLSMNSSSQPAGIEGFSNGNGVGSDQQLSMNSSFLPAGNVASSNSSGAGTQKPCFGGKQED encoded by the exons ATGCATCGGGGGAAGGTGCAACTCTCGTCCCTAAAG CCGTCATCTGTAACCCAAAATCAAAGCTTAAAGACCAGGCGGCAGCTTTCTGAAG CTAAAAAGAGTGCTGAAATGAATGGCCTACGAATTGAGGTAACTGAAACATCCAAATTGCAAGACAGGAGTCCTGCTGAAAGCATGGGAGATTTGGCTCCAAGAACTGAGGTTGTCCTAGAGAAGCATTTAACTGAGAATCTGATTGAAGAATCTATCGCAACTAAGGGACATTTTTTCCCAAGAGACCCAAAAGCTGAACTGTCTGGCAAACTAGTAGGCAAAAGATTATCACAGCAAAAAGCTGAACTCTCTGACAAATGTGAAACTAAAAGGTCCAAGAGCGAAGACAGGAGGATAACAGCTGAAAGCAAAGTTGCTGAGGCTGTCCCACAGAAGCGTTTGACTGAGAGTATGGTTAAGAAGTGTGCCAAAACCAAGGAAGATTGTTCTCCAAGCAAGCTACTGCCAAATGGAGTCTCTGATAagcttgaaggaaaaatgacaaTAGTTGAAGTTGATGGTTCCTTGACAGATCCTGGCAAAGTGATTTTTTCTGAAAACGACCCTGCTTTGACTCCTGCTTCTAACACCTTGAATAACAGGAACTCACTCACGAGTCAGATGGAAAACAGGAACATCAGAAGGTCCCAGGTAGACaatagaaaattgaaaaagGACAAGTTTAATTTGCCTCGTCGGTCCTCAAAACGACTTGCTGGGAAACAACCAGAGCCAGTAAATAACCTGGTTTCAACTGTACAGGCTCGTCAAGTTGCAGCTATAAAGTCTAGTAAAGGGGATGGCAGACAAGATGCAGGTTTGGCTTCAGATGATCTTGAAAATAGAGCACCTCAGCAGCTTGGGGATGCATTAGAAACAGAGGTTGCAGACCATACTCTAACTGAAGTAAATTCTACACTACAAGGAGAGCCATTGAGCAAGGTCAAGAGGCAACTTGAAGGTCTTGAACTACAGCGGTCTGTTGATTCCTTGGGTTCCAATGAACAAACTCTTCAAGTTGCAACCAGAGAGTCTAGTAGAGGTGATGCCAGTCGAGATGCAGGTATGACTTCAAATAAATTTGTCAATGGAGCATCTCTGCAGCTTGGGGCTTCATCAGAACCCGAGTCTTTCTTTGATACCTTAGATGACATAGACTCTATATCATATGAAGAGTCATTGAACAAGGGCAAAATGTTGCTTGATGACCAAGTGGTTCCTAAAGAGCAACATCATAAGTTGGATACTGAGGAAATGGATCCTGAGAAACTCAGCTTTCTGCTTCGAGAAGACTCATCCTTTGAGTTTGCTGTCAAAGTCCTTACAGGGGAATTGCCAATAGATTACGAACCTATTTTGAAACCTGCAGCTGATATGGTGCCAAAGGCAACTGGGAGCTGCAGCAGAAATGCAACTGCCAAGTCCTGTAGCAGTAAAGCCATCCAAGCTGTAGATTTGGCACATGAAGCATCTCAGCAGTTTGAGGCTATCCAAGAGAAGAAGGTAGCAGATGATCCTTGTACTATAACAAACTCTTCACTTCATGAGGAATCTTCGAATGAGATTGAGAAATCTAATGGGAACCAAGCTGCTGATGTGGAGCAACCCCAGATGTCTGAAACTGAGAAGGCTGCTGTCGAGAATCCACAGTTGGACTTCTCATCCCTTTTCCCGGATACTTGGTCCGATTCTGACCCATTCTTTGATCTTGCATATCGGAGTCTTACAGAGGATGATCTGTTTCAGGCTTACTTTCAGGAAAATTACAACCAGATAGATGGCTCGGCACTGCCAGAGTTTGGCTCACCTAGCATTTTCCAGAATGACATGTTTGATCCACCAGAAGAATATGTCCCAGGACACCTGCTGCCCATGAATTCTTCTTTGCCACCTTCGGAAAATGTGAGCCAACCGTTATCCATGAATTCTTCATCCCAGCCTGCAGGAATTGAGGGCTTTTCAAATGGCAATGGGGTTGGTTCAGACCAACAGTTATCCATGAATTCTTCATTCTTGCCAGCAGGAAATGTGGCCTCATCCAACTCGAGTGGGGCTGGTACACAGAAGCCTTGCTTCGGAGGCAAACAGGAAGATTGA
- the LOC133742676 gene encoding F-box/LRR-repeat protein At3g48880-like yields MDIVNSAFSLSGGTISCFIFHFYAYMTSQHLVCISESTPNLKRLVLPVRDNDILVNEFEEAANNWPLLESLTIPGSFSIELMKAIGKHCKNLSELKMMHRFDMNCAENILAYAPSLKVISLRCNRVHRDAILFLLKELRQLEVMNITHCLILDHFPKPGFWSVLPELDEFVLQEASRLKKFLFCQMRSCNVCHFQINSNGLLFWTQNNEAIWIMDEVSTLAH; encoded by the exons ATGGATATTGTGAATAGTGCTTTCAGTTTAAGTGGTGGAACTATATCTTGCTTTATTTTCCACTTCTATGCATACATGACAAGTCAGCACTTGGTTTGTATTTCTGAAAG CACCCCGAATCTCAAAAGACTTGTTCTACCAGTTCGGGACAACGATATACTAGTTAATGAGTTTGAAGAAGCTGCAAATAACTGGCCACTTCTTGAGTCATTGACTATTCCTGGTAGCTTTTCTATTGAACTCATGAAGGCAATTGGTAAGCACTGCAAGAACCTCAGCGAGCTGAAAATGATGCACCGGTTTGACATGAATTGTGCAGAGAACATTCTTGCATATGCACCAAGTTTGAAGGTCATAAGTCTTCGGTGCAATAGAGTGCACAGGGATGCTATACTTTTCTTGCTCAAGGAATTGAGGCAGTTAGAAGTGATGAATATAACTCACTGCCTCATTCTGGATCACTTTCCAAAACCTGGTTTTTGGTCTGTGCTCCCCGAACTTGATGAGTTTGTCCTTCAAGAGGCTTCGCGGCTAAAGAAGTTTCTGTTTTGTCAGATGCGCTCCTGCAATGTTTGCCACTTTCAGATTAATTCAAATGGGCTCTTGTTCTGGACTCAAAACAATGAAGCCATTTGGATAATGGACGAGGTGAGTACCCTTGCCCATTGA